The sequence tgagccacacatattgtaaacactaaagttgtagccctattattttatatagtggaaaagttactgctgctgctctccgaggacgtaggcatagccgaacctcgttaaatgttgtgtctcatctactttacatgcagctcaatattcgcacatattccagttcattttataacaaacATAGAAAATATAAGTAAAAGATTCAAATCTAAAGAGACAGAGTGGTAAAATGGTACATACTATAAACTCAACACTTTCAAGTTCCTCAAGCTTGGGTTGGAAACTTGATCACTTTGGGCACTCATTATTTGCAGAAGATTCCTATACCCAGAAATGAAAGACTTTTATGGTGGTGGGAAAAGGCATATGCAGGAATTGTGGCCCTTAGAGCGTTTTCAGCAGTTTGCCCCTTGTCATGGCAAGAGGAGACCTAGGGTAGCTACTATTCActtgaatagtggctgccctagccccccAGCCAAATATGTTTCCAGCAGTTGctctttgccatggcaaatactattcatttttttggttttttcacaacttttttttacttaaacaatattttcggataatatttttgggttcttacgtgtcaatactattcatattggataatatttttggatatgattttattttattagttgtattggttggtatttataggaaaaaaaaagtatggggatttggtgttaaaagtgaagagtattggttggtatttatagacacTGGCGGACCCAGAATTTTTGTAGCGAaggtgcaatattgactaagtatgaaaaataatttttcggaataatcattttctcaagataatttttggcggcttttattccttacacatcaaataagaaaacttgattttatggaattttaatatgaagtatatattgacttaatgagccatcatttttagccaaaatcgtattttgcactaaaaccaatttttcatatgttgatttggtgggaatttgattttctagtatttttatttgaatccaaatggggggtacttccttatttacattgtaaacttaagtaaatggagtaatataaaaataaatgaaagtaaaaggacaaagacatttacttaaatgttgaaaatggaaataaggtatagagaaaaaaaaatcagtaatttttttggtattttttaaaaattttatctatttttttattgcacaaacaTTGGCTTTACCGTTGGAATGCTGGAAAAAATATGATCGGAGAGACTAGCGCGCGCCACATGGacgatttaaaaaaatttggacgcAGGGTTGACGTCGACGTGACGTCAGCACGCTGACATCAGCCTTGCTCTCGAGCCAGCACTCGGGCCAGCCTTGTCCTCGGGGCAGTCCAGTCTGTTGGGTCCCACCATCTGCCCGGGCTTGCTTTTATTGCTGGAAACCACTTTTTTGCCCAAACCCCCCCAGCTCGAGTCCAGCCTTAGCTGCTAGAAATGCTCTTAGGGTCACATTAATCGGTGGGTATTTTGCCTTTTTCAACATGGATTTGATGATAAAGCTACAAATATATCAATTTTGTCATAATTGGATTGCTTACTATAATTATCCTTTGGCCCCCAAACCGCCCTCCATGATGCCATCCTTAACCTTTGCTTATGTTAACTATCAGTGAAAATTGGCTGGTAGtctatttgttttattatatatatttttttggtagcAAAGTTGCATGTGTTGTTTACAATATCACCATCACACGTCATTGATGATGTTCTTCAATATGACAAGATTAGGGCATCATGCATGCTATAAGATTTTTTGTTGCTTGTGCCTATATGggatcagttttttttttttttttttttggataagaaaaaATGAAGTTACAAACAGAAATCACGTGGGCACGCAGACCCAAACAGGTcgaagaagaaaggaactGAACAATTCAAAGGCAATCTTGATTCCCACAGCTTAGAGGAGTGGAGCCCATGGCCCAGATTTGCAACAGCATCCGCCGTGAAGTTCGCCTCGCGATAGATATGATTAAAGGATAGATGACCACAAAAAGAACTGAGGAGCTTAATATCATGAATCAAGATGCAAATACTCCAAGGTGGATCCGCTTCCTGTTTAACACAATCAATGATGAGCTTTGAATCCCCTTCCACAAGGATATTCCGCCAACCTCTATGGATCGCATAAGCAAGGCCATCACGAAGAGCCAAACATTCAGCTACTGAAATATATGGGATCAGTTGGTCAGAGACAGAagtataagaaagaaaagaactttGATTTAAGGTGTGAGAATTTTGTGACAAAACTTACGTTGATAGAATTGGATATGATATGAAGGCCTTGACTTGCATATTAGTAGTTTCAGATTTGAATAtagtttgtgtgtgtgaaaaatcCCATTCCTCCTGTCGTTTCTACTATCACTTgtggttaaaaaaaaaaaaaaaaattggatatGAGGAGGCACTTTACCCAGaagcaagaaaagaaagggtGGCATGTATACATGATTTAAAAGTGACAATTTTGTAAGAAAGCTTCTATTGACGATTCGAATATGAAAAGTGCACTCATATAGGCGTCTAAGTGAAGATTTATGATCCGTGATTGCGGAAAGGGCTGCAAAAGTGGGTCCTACTCATTtcttttagagaaaaaaagtaaatttaagtttcagtcataaaaaaacttttaatttaagaaaagatcaaatttttttccaaaaaaatagaaaaacctctcaacttttaaactaaaaacatacaaatataaaaaatttcttaaaaaattcaaagataaATAAAGACAGTTTTGTTCATTTTGACTTCTTTTCGCCTTTTTCAATCTCTCCAGAGCAAAAAAATCAAGTATCTGGTTTTTTAGACCACAAGTCAATGCAGCAGTCAACCCAAATACTCAAGGCCAACTAGTTCACACTAATCAAGGCATTTAAAGTTGTTTAAAAGAAGACACTTTCATTGAACTCACCCACTTGATCCATCACTCATCACTGGGCTTATTTATATGCCATCCCTTTGGCCTTTAGCGGCACTTGTATTTTTCTCCAACTCATTAAATCCAACATGAATCTCTTCCAAAATCTGAATCAAAACCAATCCAAACCCATCctcaaattttcttctctcagATCTCTAGCCACTCTCACTTAATTCCCTTTGAACTCAAGCCTGATCAAAGAAAGAGCACCACAACCAGCCATGGCCAAAATGGGCGGTTCCAAAGCCAGTAATGGCAGCAGAAAAAACAGTGAACTGCTTCCTTTTGCAGTCCACGTGGTTCAAGGCAGATGGTTCTCTGTGTTTGCCTCCTTTCTCATCATGGCTGGAGCTGGTGCTACTTACCTCTTTGGTGTCTACTCCAAGCAGATCAAGTCCTCTCTTGGCTATGACCAAACAACCCTCAACTTGCTAGGGTTCTTCAAAGACCTTGGTGCAAATGTTGGTGTCCTCTCAGGCCTTATTGGTGAAGTCACCCCAACCTGGTTTGTGCTCCTAATTGGCTCAGCCATGAATTTTGCAGGCTACTTCATGATTTGGCTGGCTGTGACTGCCAAAATTCCCAAGCCAAAAGTTTGGCACATGtgcctttacatttgcattgGGGCCAACTCTCAAAACTTTGCAAACACAGGAGCTCTTGTCACTTGTGTCAAGAATTTCCCAGCTAGCAGAGGTGTTATGCTTGGTCTGTTAAAGGGTTTTACTGGGCTTAGTGGAGCCATATTTACTCAAATTTACTTGGCTGTCTATGGAAACAattcaaaatccatgattcTTCTCATTGCTTGGCTTCCTGCTGCTCTATCAGTAGTTTTTGTTTACACCATTAGACCCATGAAGCTTGTTAGGCAACCCAATGAGCTCAGAGTCTTTTACCATTTCCTCTATGTCTCAATTGCCCTTGCACTTTTCCTCATGGCTATGATTATAGTTCAAAAGCAAGTTTCTTTCTCCCAAGCTGCCTATGCTGGAAGTGTCACTGTGGTTTGTGTGTTCCTCTTTGTCCCTCTTGGCATTGCCATTAGAGAGGAGCTGCTCCTCTGGAACCTCAAGAAACAACCTGGTGATCCTCCAACTGAGTTGACCATTGAGAAAGCACCACAAACAATTGAAGCGAAAGAAGATGCATTGCcatcaaattcctcaaaagAGCAAAAACAGGACACAAAGAAATCTTGTTTTGCTGACATATTCAACAAGCCAGAAAGAGGAGAAGACTACGCCATTTTACAAGCATTACTAAGTGTCGACATGCTCATTTTGTTCATTGCGACGCTATGCGGACTCGGGTCAAGTTTGACAGCAGTAGACAATTTGGGGCAAATTGGTGAGTCTCTGGGATATCCAACCAAAACAATAAGCTCTTTTGTGTCATTAGTTAGTATATGGAACTACTTTGGGAGAgtcttttctgggtttgtcTCTGAAAGCCTATTGGTAAAGTGGAAAGTCCCCAGACCCCTCATGATGacctttgttcttcttctatcATGTGCTGGCCATCTCCTCATTGCCTTTCCAGCCCCTGGTTCAGTTTATGTGGCATCCGTGATCATTGGGTTTTCTT comes from Prunus dulcis chromosome 6, ALMONDv2, whole genome shotgun sequence and encodes:
- the LOC117632350 gene encoding protein NUCLEAR FUSION DEFECTIVE 4-like; this translates as MAKMGGSKASNGSRKNSELLPFAVHVVQGRWFSVFASFLIMAGAGATYLFGVYSKQIKSSLGYDQTTLNLLGFFKDLGANVGVLSGLIGEVTPTWFVLLIGSAMNFAGYFMIWLAVTAKIPKPKVWHMCLYICIGANSQNFANTGALVTCVKNFPASRGVMLGLLKGFTGLSGAIFTQIYLAVYGNNSKSMILLIAWLPAALSVVFVYTIRPMKLVRQPNELRVFYHFLYVSIALALFLMAMIIVQKQVSFSQAAYAGSVTVVCVFLFVPLGIAIREELLLWNLKKQPGDPPTELTIEKAPQTIEAKEDALPSNSSKEQKQDTKKSCFADIFNKPERGEDYAILQALLSVDMLILFIATLCGLGSSLTAVDNLGQIGESLGYPTKTISSFVSLVSIWNYFGRVFSGFVSESLLVKWKVPRPLMMTFVLLLSCAGHLLIAFPAPGSVYVASVIIGFSFGAQLPLLFAIISELFGLKYYSTLFNCGQLASPLGSYILNVKVTGMLYDREALKELAKKGMARSSVKELICLGSQCYRLAFTILASITFFGALVSLVLVIRTREFYKGDIYKKFTEDAEDA